The nucleotide sequence TTGCCATCAAGGCGCTCCAGCAGCGGCACTTCAGTAATGCCGGCGGGCCAGTCGTAACCCATCGGCCTGGAGCGGTAGCTGAATGTCACCGACTTTGCACCGTATTTGTGGCATTGGGTGCCAATGTCTTCAGCCGAATAACTGCTGCCGACCAGCAGCAAGTCTTTGTCCTTGAACTCCAGCGCATCGCGGAAGTCGTGAGCATGCAGCACCCGCCCAGGAAAACGCTCGACGCCCGGGAAATATGGCACGTTCGGTGTGGAGAAGTGCCCAGTGGCGACCACCACGAAATCGAATTCTTCGGTGCAAAGCTGGTCGGTTACGTGGTCCATGACCGTGACGCTGAAGCGTTGCGTCTGTTCATCGAAGCTGACCCAACGCACGGCTGTTTCAAAGCGGATGTGCTGGCGCACATCGTTGCGCTCAATGCGCCCCATCACGTAGTTCTTCAGCACTTCACGCGGCGGGTAGGAGGGGATGGCGCGACCAAAGTGCTCATCGAAGGAGTAGTCGGCAAATTCCAGACATTCCTTGGGCCCGTTGGACCACAGGTAACGGTACATGCTGCCGTGCACCGGCTCACCGTGTTTATCCAGGCCGGTGCGCCAGGTGTAATTCCACATACCGCCGAGGTCACTCTGCTTCTCGAAACAGACGATTTCAGGCATTGCTTCATGCGCGGCAAGCTGAACGGAAACAAAAGATCGAAGTTGTGCGAGCCCGCTGGGGCCGGCCCCAAGAATAGCGATTTTCAGGGACAAACCTTTCTCCAATTTAGTTGAATGGCCTTTTTACCCTAACGTGCCGCACCGGCATGCTGCAAACCTGATCCCTGAACTTAAAGCCTGATGACTGCTTATTCACTGCAAAGTCGGATAATCACCAAACCACGCATACGCCCACCCCACGGCGGATGACGAACTTGGCCTGCCGCTGAAAGACCATGAAATATATTCATACACATTGCCATTTCAACGACCCTGTAGCGCGGCCTGTAAAAAACAAAAAACCGCCCGTAAGCGGTTCTTTGCACAGCACGCGCGATTACAGGTAATACGACTTCAGCGGCGGAAAGCCATTGAACTCTACCGCGCTGTAGCTGGTGGTGTAAGCACCGGTGGACAACCAATACACACGGTCGCCGATGGCCAGATTCAGCGGCAGGCCGTATTTGTAGTTCTCGTACATGATGTCGGCGCTGTCGCAGGTTGGGCCGGCGATGACCACCTCTTCCATCTCGCCCTTCTTCTCGGTGTAGAGGGGGAATTTGATCGCCTCGCCCATGGTTTCAATCAGGCCGCTGAACATGCCCACATCGACATACACCCAGCGCTCAACGGCGGTGCGCGATTTACGCGCCACCAGCACCACTTCACTGACCAAAATGCCGGCGTTGGCGATCAGCGAACGGCCCGGCTCCAAGATGATTTCCGGCAGGTCGTCACCGAAGTCTTCCTTGAGGAAGCGGATGATTTCCTCGGCGTACGTTTCCAGGCTGTTGGTACGGGTGATGTAGTTGGCCGGGAAGCCGCCACCCATATTGATCAGCTTAAGCTCGATGCCGTCTTCTTCCTTCAAGCGCTCGAAGATCACCTTAACCTTGGCAATCGCAGCGTCCCACACCGAGATATCCCGCTGCTGCGAACCGACGTGGAAGGAGATGCCATAAGGCACCAGACCCAGATCACGGGCCAGGATCAGCAAGTCCATGGCCATGTCAGTCTGGCAGCCGAACTTGCGCGACAGCGGCCAATCGGCCGTGGTCGAACCTTCAGTCAGAATGCGTACATAAACCTTCGAGCCCGGCGCGGCCTTGGCAATATTGCGCAGGTCGGCTTCCGAGTCAGTGGCGAACATGCGCACGCCCTTCTCGAAAAAATAGCGGATGTCTTTGGCTTTCTTAATGGTGTTGCCGTAGCTGATGCGCTCCGGGCCGACGCCACGGCCCATGACCTTATCCAGCTCATAAATAGAGGCGATATCGAAGCTGGAGCCTTTTTCCTTGAGCAGGTCGATGATCTCAACGGCCGGGTTGGCCTTAACCGCGTAATACACGCTGGCGAACTCGAAACCGGCGCGCAGGTCGTCGTAGGCCTGGCTGATAATCGCCGTATCAATCACCACAAACGGGGTTTCTTGCGTGTCGGCGAACGCCTTCATGCGCTGAAACGTGGCGGGTGCGTAATAATCTTCGATCTTGATCGACATGCTCGTCTCCAAATGGCAAAACCAGAAACACAATGATTCGGGCAGCTAAACCAGGAACAGGTTCAGCTGCGTTTCAGGGGGTGGCCGCGAACGGCCCAGAACGTCTGATCAGTTTCCCCACTTTGGTTCGCCTACTTCCCAAGGCATGTCGCCGAGAATCACTTTCTGACCACGTGAAACGCGATCTCTCGTCGGTTGAATCCGCTCAAGGTCGTCGCGAGCGCAGGTCAGGCAAGGCAAAAACCGGCGAGGGCGCGGAGTTTACGAGCTGTAAATGAGCAGCCCGAGCCGGTTTTTAACGCAGCATGGCCAAGCGCAGCAAACATTGGGCAAATTCTCAGTACTTGAGCCGGATGGATCGTTGCAGCATGGACGTTCGGGCGCGCACTCTAGGGCTATGAGGGGTTGAGATCAATCAAAAATGCCGTGCTTTTGACCCCCTTTGTCGCCTTATTGATTGAACGTTTTATATTCAAAACAAAACGTTATGGAATGCTGCACAACGCGTTAAAAAACCGCCGTTTTACCCCCTGACTACAGGTCGCCGCGCGCAGTGGCGTTTACCGTTATAATCGCCGCCTTTTTTGACAGACCGACTATTGAGTCGACAGGTTCTCGCACAATGACCCTCCAGGCCGCCGAAGTCGCCAAACGCCGCACGTTCGCGATCATTTCCCACCCCGACGCCGGTAAAACCACCATTACCGAAAAGCTGCTGCTGATGGGCAAGGCGATTTCAATCGCGGGCACGGTAAAGTCGCGTAAATCCGACCGCCATGCCACCTCCGACTGGATGGAAATGGAAAAGCAGCGCGGCATCTCAATCACCACCTCGGTGATGCAGTTCCCTTACCGCGATCACATGATCAACCTGCTCGACACCCCCGGCCACGAAGACTTCTCGGAAGACACCTACCGCACCCTGACTGCAGTTGACAGCGCCCTGATGGTGCTCGACGGCGGTAAAGGTGTGGAGCCGCGCACCATCGCCCTGATGGATGTATGCCGCCTACGCGACACGCCCATCGTCAGCTTTATCAACAAACTCGACCGCGATATTCGCGACCCGATTGAACTGCTCGACGAGATCGAAGCGGTACTGAAAATCAAAGCCGCGCCGATCACCTGGCCGATTGGCTGCTACCGCGACTTCAAGGGTGTTTACCACCTGGCTGATGACTACATCATCGTTTACACCCCAGGCCACGGCCACGAGCGCACCGATGTAAAAATCATCGAAAAACTCGACTCCGACGAAGCCCGCGCCCACTTGGGTGATGAGTACGCGCGCTTCACCGAGCAGCTGGAATTGGTGCAGGGCGCTTGCCATGAATTCAACCAGCAAGAGTTTATGGACGGCCAACTGACCCCGGTATTCTTCGGCACCGCGCTGGGTAACTTCGGCGTCGACCATGTGCTCGATGCCGTGGTCAACTGGGCACCTAAGCCGCTGGCACGGGTGGCCAATGAGCGTACCGTGGAGCCGGTTGAAGAAAAGTTCGCCGGCTTTGTGTTCAAGATTCAAGCGAACATGGACCCCAAACACCGCGACCGCATCGCCTTTATGCGCATCTGCTCGGGTAAATACAGCCAGGGCATGAAAATGCGCCATGTGCGCACCGGTAAAGACGTGCGCATCGGCGATGCGCTGACCTTCTTCTCCAGCGAACGTGAAATGCTCGTAGAAGCCTTCGCCGGCGACATCATCGGCCTGCACAACCACGGCACCATCCAGATCGGCGACACCTTCACCGAAGGCGAAGCGCTGGGCTTTACCGGCATTCCACACTTCGCGCCGGAGCTGTTCCGCCGTGTGCGCCTGAAAGACCCGCTGAAATCCAAGCAACTGCGCCAAGGCTTGCAGCAGCTGGCCGAGGAAGGCGCCACTCAGGTGTTCTTCCCCGAGCGCAGCAACGACATCATCCTCGGCGCGGTCGGCGTGCTGCAGTTCGATGTGGTCGCCAGCCGCCTGAAAGAGGAATACAAGGTCGAGTGCGCTTACGAGCCGATCACCGTGTGGTCAGCGCGCTGGATCGAATGCAGCGACAAGAAGAAACTGGAGGAATTTTCCAACAAGGCAGTGGAAAACCTTGCTCTCGATGGCGGCGGCCATCTCACCTACCTGGCGCCAACACGGGTTAACCTGGCGTTGATGGAAGAACGCTGGCCCGACGTGAAATTCCGCGCGACGCGCGAGCACCATTAAACCCCGCCACCCCAAAAAAATTACCACCCTCTCTTCAACCCTCTCCCGCCAGCGGGAGAGGGAGCTGAAACGCGACAAGCCGTCGATATGCTTCCTATCTCACGTGCGTTGGCGACACGCGATTTTGCGTCATGCATCCCCTACCAAATCGACACGATCAACTCCCCTCGCCCGCTTGCGGGAGAGGGGTTGGGGGAGAGGGCCGCTTTTCCTCCACCCACAACCGCAATCCCTCAAGCACAGCATCCGTTTGCAGCAATACTTCATGGTTCCAGAAACGCAAAACATCAAAACCTTGCGTTCGCAACCAACAATCACGTCGCTCGTCATACACAAATTGCTCGGCGTGCTGACCGCCGTCCAACTCGATGATCAAGCGCCTCTCCAAGCAAACGAAATCAACAATGTAACGACCTAGCGGCTTTTGCCGCTTGAACTTCAGCCCCATAAAGCGATGGGCGCGCAGTTGCTGCCACAAACAACGCTCCGCCTTCGTCATTCCTCGCCGCAACGCTCTGGCACGCTCCCGCAACAGCCTATCCATAAGCTACCCTGCTCCCTGCGAAATCCACTGTTTGAAGACACACTAGACCATGCACCTGATAGACACCCACACCCACCTGGACTTCCCCGACTTCGATGCTGATCGCGGCGAACTGCTGGCCCGCTGCCGTGCGCGGGGCGTGGAGCGTTTGGTGGTGCTTGGCGTGCATCAGGCTAATTGGCAGCGCGTGTGGGACCTAGTGCTGCCCGAAGATGGCCTGTACGCCGCCTTCGGCCTGCACCCGGTGTACCTGGATGAACACCAGCCCGCTCACGTGGCTGCGTTAAGCAACTGGCTGAGCCGTTACGCTGGGCACCCAAAGCTCTGCGCAGTGGGCGAGTTCGGGCTGGACTATTTTCTCGAACAGCTGGACCGCGACCGACAGCAGCAGTTATTCGAGGCACAACTCAAGCTGGCCATCGAGTTCGAACTACCTGCTCTGCTGCACGTGCGCCGCGCTCATGCGCCGGCCATCGCCACGCTAAAACGCTTCACACCGCCGCGCGGCGGCATCATTCATGCGTTTGCCGGCAGCTATGAGCAAGCCTGCGAATACCTCAAACTCGGCTTTAAACTCGGCTTGGGCGGCGCACCGACCTGGCCGCAAGCACTGAGGTTACGCAAGGTGGTGGCGCAACTGCCGCTTGATGCCATCGTGCTGGAAACCGATTCGCCGGATATGGCGCCTTCCATGCACCCCAACCAGCGCAACAGCCCGGAACACTTGCCCGCTATTTGCGCGGCCCTTGCCGAACTGCGCGGCATCAGCGCCAAGCAATTAGCCCGCGCCAGCAGCCACAATGCCGCCGAAGTATTTGGCTGGACCGCTGCTACCAACGAATAGCCCTTTTTAGTGGCTAATCATCCAGGGCCTTGCGCTGGGCTTGGTCTTAAGCGCATGGGGGTTTGCCTTGGTGGGTTCCAGGGGTTTGTTCGGGGTGCAGCAACCACAGCCTTTCGGGTGTTTGCGGCTCTGCGCATATTCTTCAACCGTCTGCGGCGCATTGGCGCTGCGCTCGTTGGCGGCGATGGCCGTGCGTTGACTGCCCGACATGGTCGCCAGGCTCGGTGCAGTGAGAATCACCCGCACACTTTGCCCGTCGCACCAGGGGCAACTACAGGGTTGGTCTCGCTCGGCCATAGGCCGCAGCTGGGTAAAGTCGCCACAGGTGGCGCAGTCGTATTCATAAATCGGCATGGCAAACTCCTCATCAAAAAAGCACAACAACCTCTCTCCCGCGTACGAGAGAGATGTGACAAGGCTTACTTATCGGGGGCGATAGGCAAGTCGATGCTGCCGTCGAGGAACTTGGTCGGGCCGTTGGCGTTGGGGTTGATGTCAAAGTCGAAGATTTCCGTCGGCAGCCACAGGGTGGCGCAAGCATTGGGGATGTCGACGATGCCGCTGATATGCCCTTGCACCGGGGCCGAGCCGAGCAGCGCATAACCTTGAGCCGGCGAGTAGCCGAACTTAGTCAGGTAGTTGATGGCATTCAGGCAGGCCTGTTTGTAGGCGATATTGACGTCGAGGTAATGCTGCTTACCAGCCTCGTCCACCGAGATGCCTTCGAAGATCAGGTAATTTTTGTAGTTCGGCGTGATCGGGCTTGGCTTGAATACTGGGTTTTTGATCCCGTATTTGGCCATGCCGCCTTTGATCAGCTCGACTTTCATGTGCACCCAGCCGGCCATTTCGATGGCGCCGCAGAAGGTGATTTCACCGTCGCCCTGGCTGAAGTGCAGGTCACCTACCGACAGACCCGCGCCGTCAACGTAGACCGGGAAGAAGATCTTCGAGCCGCGCGACAAATCCTTGATGTCGCAGTTACCGCCATGCTCACGCGGCGGCACGGTGCGCGCGCCGGTCAGTGCAGCCAGGTCGCGGGCCTCGCCTTTCATCTTGCCCATGTGCGCAGTCGGAGCCATCGGTGGATTGGCCAGCGGCGGCACGCGGTGCGGATCGGTATCGATCAATTCCTGCTCACGCTTGTTCCAGTCGGCGAGCATCTTGTGATCTGGCAGGCAGCCGATCAGACCGGGGTGGATCAAGCCGGCGAAGTTCACCCCCGGAATATGCCGACTACTGGTGAACATGCCCTTGAAGTCCCAAATCGCTTTCTGCGCCATCGGGAAGTGATCGGTCAGGAAGCCGCCACCATTCTGCCGCGAGAAAAAGCCGTTGAAGCCCCACTGCGAGTCAGGCATGGCGCCAATGTCGAGCAGGTCGACCACCAGCAGGTCGCCGGGCTGAGCGCCGTGCACACCAACCGGGCCGGAGAGGTAATGCACGGTCGACAGGTCAACGTCGCGCACGTCACTGGCATCATCGTTGTTCTTGATCGCGCCAGCGGTCCAGTCATAGGTTTCGAGGATGAAATCGTCACCCGGTTTGACCCAGCAGGCCATCGGAATATCCGGATGCCAGCGGTTGTGGATCTGCTCGTTGTGCGTGGCAGGTTGATTTAAATCGACCTTGATTAGCGTTTCGGTCATGACAAAGCTCCTGGGGCCATTGAGGGGAACGTGGCGCCACAGCGCCGGGGTACGGAGCTAGTCTTGAACGACCAAGACAAACGGGAAATACGTCGGATGACGTATGCCCAGCACGCATAAATAAAGGGCGACAGGGCTTTTTGCGGCACAACGAAAAAACGGCCAGCGTATGGAGAACACGCCAGCCGCAAAACAGGGAATCCAAACCGTAGCCCGGATGTAAGCCGGGGCAGATTCAACATCCGTCCCGGATTGCATCCGGGCTACATGGGTGCGCCATCACACCGACAGGTAACGGCTGATCGTCGCCTCATCGACCTTGTCGCGAGTTTCCTCCACCACGAACTTACCCTTCTCAATCACCAAGAAGCGGTCGGCGATTTCCAGGGTGAAGGACAGCACCTGCTCGGAGACCACAATGGTCAGGTCACGCAGGTTACGAATCTCCTTCAGGGTGCGGGCGATGTCTTTGATGATCGATGGCTGAATGCCCTCGGTCGGCTCATCGAGCAGCAGCACCTTGGGGTTGGTGGCCAACGCACGGGCGATGGCCAATTGCTGTTGCTGGCCACCGGAGAGGTTGCCGCCCTTGCGTGAGCGCATGTCCTGCAGCACCGGGAACAGCGCATAAATATCATCCGGCACCTTGCCCTTGGCCGACGCGGGCAAGCCGGTCTGGATGTTTTCCAGCACCGTCATGCTAGGGAAGATCATCCGACCCTGGGGTACATAGGCGATGCCGCTTTCCACCCGCTGAAACGTTTCCAGCGTGGAGATATCGCGACCGTCCACACTGATCTGCCCGCCCCACTGCGGCAGCACACCCATCAGGCTCTTGAACAGGGTGGTTTTACCCATGCCATTACGGCCCATTACCGCGACGATCTCGCGCTTTTCCACATTCAGGCTGAGGTCGTGGAGGATCTGACTCTGGCCGTAGCCAGAGGCAAGGTTGCTGATCTGGAACATATGCGTCACTCCAATACAGTCCGGTAGGGTGGGCAATGCTTCGCTTGCCCACCGCAGCGGTGGAAATGCCGGCGGCGATTTCCACCCTACAAACAGGGCTCAATGCCCCAGATACACCTCAATGACTTTCGGATTGCTCTGCACCGCCTCCATGCTGCCCTCGGCCAATACCTTGCCCTGGTGCAGCACGGTGACCTTGTGCGCGATGCTCTTAACGAATTCCATGTCGTGCTCAATCACCAACACCGAACGGCCCTTGCTGATGCGGTTAAGCAGCTCGGCAGTCTGCGCCCGCTCGTTGACACTCATGCCGGCGACCGGCTCATCGAGCATCAGCAGCGCGGGGTCTTGCATCAGCAGCATGCCGATCTCCAGCCATTGCTTCTGCCCGTGCGAGAGCAGGTCTGCCTGCAGGTGCAAGTTGTCGGTGAGCATGATCTCGGCGGCGATCTGCTCTACCCGTTCGATCACTTCGGCCGTGCGCTTGAAAAACAGCGCGCCCCATACCTTGCGGCCCTTGGGGTAGGACATTTCCAGGTTCTCGAACACCGTGAGGTTTTCGTAGATCGAGGGGTTCTGGAACTTGCGGCCAACGCCGGCACGAACGATGTCGAACTCGCGCATCTTGGTCAGTTCGCGGTTCTCGAACTGAATGCTGCCGGTGGTGGCTTTGGTCTTACCGCAGATCAGGTCAAGCAAGGTGGTCTTGCCGGCGCCATTGGGGCCAATCACCACACGCACTTCGTTGCGATCGATATACAGGTTGAGATCATCGACAGCCTTGAACCCATCAAACGATACACTCAGGCCCTCGACAGCCAGCACCGGCTTGGGCATATGAAATCCACTTGGCTGGCTCATAGGGTGGTCTCCAGGTTACGTGGTTGACTGCTGGGATCAGGGTTTTCAGGCGGCGTCGTGGGCGTGGCGACTGGGGCAGGTGTGCGCTTAAGCTTGCCCAGCCATTTGACGCCGTGGCTTTGCCACACGCCGGCGATACCGTTGGGGAAGTACATGACCACGACAATAAACAGACCGCCCATCAGGTACAGCCACAGCTCGGGGAAGGTTTCGGAAAAGTAGGTCTTGCCGTAGTTGACCAGCAGCGCGCCCCACACCGCACCAAGCAGCGACATGCGCCCGCCGACCGCCGCGAAGATCACCATCTCAATCGACGGCACGATGCCGACGAAGCTCGGTGACATAAAGCCCACCTGCAAGGCGAACATCGCCCCACCAATCGCAGAGAAGGCGGCGGCCACACAGAACACGAAGATCTTGAAGCTGGCCACGTCGTAGCCGGAAAAACGCACGCGCTCTTCCTTGTCACGCATGGCCATCAGCAGCCGCCCCAACTTGGAGGCGAGGATGAAGCGGCCAATCAGGATGCAGCCGAACAATAGGAAGGCATTGACGAAGTACAGAATCATCTTCGAACTATCGTCGCGGATATCCCAGCCCATCAGCGTCTTCAGGTCGGTGATGCCGTTGACCCCGCCGGTGAGGCCCTGCTGACCGATGATCAGCACCGTGAGAATCAGCGCGATGGCCTGGGTGACGATGGAGAAGTACACATCACCGACGCGGCGTTTGAACATCGCCACGCCGATCACTAATGCCAGGATCACCGGCACTGCTATCACCGCCAGCAAGGTGAAACCGAAGCTGTGGAACGGCTGCCAGAGCATGGGCAGCTCAGTGATCTGGTTCCAGTCCATAAAGTCTGGAATACCGGGGGTGGACTGAATCTTGGTGCTTTCCGGGTCGCTGGCTTCAAGCTTGAGGAACATGGCCATGCAGTAACCGCCGAGGCCGAAGAACACGCCCTGGCCGAGACTGAGAATGCCGCCATAGCCCCAGCACAGCACCAAACCAACGGCGACGAAGGCGTAGGTCAGGTACTTACCCACCATGTTCAGGCGGAAGGCATCCAGCGCCAGTGGAAACACCACCAGGATCAGCACGGCCAACACCAGCATGCCAATCGCACCCTGTTTGCCACCGAGAAGTTTATCGAGTGTCGGGTTCATCAGACGGCTCCTTACTTACGCACCTTGATGGAGAACAGCCCCTGGG is from Pseudomonas sp. TMP9 and encodes:
- a CDS encoding NAD(P)/FAD-dependent oxidoreductase; this translates as MSLKIAILGAGPSGLAQLRSFVSVQLAAHEAMPEIVCFEKQSDLGGMWNYTWRTGLDKHGEPVHGSMYRYLWSNGPKECLEFADYSFDEHFGRAIPSYPPREVLKNYVMGRIERNDVRQHIRFETAVRWVSFDEQTQRFSVTVMDHVTDQLCTEEFDFVVVATGHFSTPNVPYFPGVERFPGRVLHAHDFRDALEFKDKDLLLVGSSYSAEDIGTQCHKYGAKSVTFSYRSRPMGYDWPAGITEVPLLERLDGNVAHFNDGSSKAVDAIILCTGYQHSFPFLPDDLRLQTHNRLYPQSLYKGIFWEGNPRLIYLGMQDQYFTFNMFDAQAWYARDVMLGRIPLPDAPAMQADMQAWLGREEALKNASAEIDFQAAYVRDLLQPTDYPEFAVEAQGELFKRWKQDKKADIMGYRNHCYTSTVTGTAAPELPAPWLEILDDSLEHFLSHDYAVVAETPKRDVAS
- a CDS encoding type III PLP-dependent enzyme, with amino-acid sequence MSIKIEDYYAPATFQRMKAFADTQETPFVVIDTAIISQAYDDLRAGFEFASVYYAVKANPAVEIIDLLKEKGSSFDIASIYELDKVMGRGVGPERISYGNTIKKAKDIRYFFEKGVRMFATDSEADLRNIAKAAPGSKVYVRILTEGSTTADWPLSRKFGCQTDMAMDLLILARDLGLVPYGISFHVGSQQRDISVWDAAIAKVKVIFERLKEEDGIELKLINMGGGFPANYITRTNSLETYAEEIIRFLKEDFGDDLPEIILEPGRSLIANAGILVSEVVLVARKSRTAVERWVYVDVGMFSGLIETMGEAIKFPLYTEKKGEMEEVVIAGPTCDSADIMYENYKYGLPLNLAIGDRVYWLSTGAYTTSYSAVEFNGFPPLKSYYL
- a CDS encoding peptide chain release factor 3; translation: MTLQAAEVAKRRTFAIISHPDAGKTTITEKLLLMGKAISIAGTVKSRKSDRHATSDWMEMEKQRGISITTSVMQFPYRDHMINLLDTPGHEDFSEDTYRTLTAVDSALMVLDGGKGVEPRTIALMDVCRLRDTPIVSFINKLDRDIRDPIELLDEIEAVLKIKAAPITWPIGCYRDFKGVYHLADDYIIVYTPGHGHERTDVKIIEKLDSDEARAHLGDEYARFTEQLELVQGACHEFNQQEFMDGQLTPVFFGTALGNFGVDHVLDAVVNWAPKPLARVANERTVEPVEEKFAGFVFKIQANMDPKHRDRIAFMRICSGKYSQGMKMRHVRTGKDVRIGDALTFFSSEREMLVEAFAGDIIGLHNHGTIQIGDTFTEGEALGFTGIPHFAPELFRRVRLKDPLKSKQLRQGLQQLAEEGATQVFFPERSNDIILGAVGVLQFDVVASRLKEEYKVECAYEPITVWSARWIECSDKKKLEEFSNKAVENLALDGGGHLTYLAPTRVNLALMEERWPDVKFRATREHH
- a CDS encoding endonuclease domain-containing protein; this translates as MDRLLRERARALRRGMTKAERCLWQQLRAHRFMGLKFKRQKPLGRYIVDFVCLERRLIIELDGGQHAEQFVYDERRDCWLRTQGFDVLRFWNHEVLLQTDAVLEGLRLWVEEKRPSPPTPLPQAGEGS
- a CDS encoding TatD family hydrolase produces the protein MHLIDTHTHLDFPDFDADRGELLARCRARGVERLVVLGVHQANWQRVWDLVLPEDGLYAAFGLHPVYLDEHQPAHVAALSNWLSRYAGHPKLCAVGEFGLDYFLEQLDRDRQQQLFEAQLKLAIEFELPALLHVRRAHAPAIATLKRFTPPRGGIIHAFAGSYEQACEYLKLGFKLGLGGAPTWPQALRLRKVVAQLPLDAIVLETDSPDMAPSMHPNQRNSPEHLPAICAALAELRGISAKQLARASSHNAAEVFGWTAATNE
- a CDS encoding zinc ribbon domain-containing protein is translated as MPIYEYDCATCGDFTQLRPMAERDQPCSCPWCDGQSVRVILTAPSLATMSGSQRTAIAANERSANAPQTVEEYAQSRKHPKGCGCCTPNKPLEPTKANPHALKTKPSARPWMISH
- the fmdA gene encoding formamidase, with product MTETLIKVDLNQPATHNEQIHNRWHPDIPMACWVKPGDDFILETYDWTAGAIKNNDDASDVRDVDLSTVHYLSGPVGVHGAQPGDLLVVDLLDIGAMPDSQWGFNGFFSRQNGGGFLTDHFPMAQKAIWDFKGMFTSSRHIPGVNFAGLIHPGLIGCLPDHKMLADWNKREQELIDTDPHRVPPLANPPMAPTAHMGKMKGEARDLAALTGARTVPPREHGGNCDIKDLSRGSKIFFPVYVDGAGLSVGDLHFSQGDGEITFCGAIEMAGWVHMKVELIKGGMAKYGIKNPVFKPSPITPNYKNYLIFEGISVDEAGKQHYLDVNIAYKQACLNAINYLTKFGYSPAQGYALLGSAPVQGHISGIVDIPNACATLWLPTEIFDFDINPNANGPTKFLDGSIDLPIAPDK
- the urtE gene encoding urea ABC transporter ATP-binding subunit UrtE, which gives rise to MFQISNLASGYGQSQILHDLSLNVEKREIVAVMGRNGMGKTTLFKSLMGVLPQWGGQISVDGRDISTLETFQRVESGIAYVPQGRMIFPSMTVLENIQTGLPASAKGKVPDDIYALFPVLQDMRSRKGGNLSGGQQQQLAIARALATNPKVLLLDEPTEGIQPSIIKDIARTLKEIRNLRDLTIVVSEQVLSFTLEIADRFLVIEKGKFVVEETRDKVDEATISRYLSV
- the urtD gene encoding urea ABC transporter ATP-binding protein UrtD, translating into MSQPSGFHMPKPVLAVEGLSVSFDGFKAVDDLNLYIDRNEVRVVIGPNGAGKTTLLDLICGKTKATTGSIQFENRELTKMREFDIVRAGVGRKFQNPSIYENLTVFENLEMSYPKGRKVWGALFFKRTAEVIERVEQIAAEIMLTDNLHLQADLLSHGQKQWLEIGMLLMQDPALLMLDEPVAGMSVNERAQTAELLNRISKGRSVLVIEHDMEFVKSIAHKVTVLHQGKVLAEGSMEAVQSNPKVIEVYLGH
- the urtC gene encoding urea ABC transporter permease subunit UrtC, with protein sequence MNPTLDKLLGGKQGAIGMLVLAVLILVVFPLALDAFRLNMVGKYLTYAFVAVGLVLCWGYGGILSLGQGVFFGLGGYCMAMFLKLEASDPESTKIQSTPGIPDFMDWNQITELPMLWQPFHSFGFTLLAVIAVPVILALVIGVAMFKRRVGDVYFSIVTQAIALILTVLIIGQQGLTGGVNGITDLKTLMGWDIRDDSSKMILYFVNAFLLFGCILIGRFILASKLGRLLMAMRDKEERVRFSGYDVASFKIFVFCVAAAFSAIGGAMFALQVGFMSPSFVGIVPSIEMVIFAAVGGRMSLLGAVWGALLVNYGKTYFSETFPELWLYLMGGLFIVVVMYFPNGIAGVWQSHGVKWLGKLKRTPAPVATPTTPPENPDPSSQPRNLETTL